A genome region from Gigantopelta aegis isolate Gae_Host chromosome 3, Gae_host_genome, whole genome shotgun sequence includes the following:
- the LOC121368508 gene encoding uncharacterized protein LOC121368508 — translation MRFSPPRHCQKCDFHLLDIANIAIFTSSTLPTVRFLPPRHCQQCDFHLLDIANSAIFTSTLPRVRSPPRHCQECVHLLDSAKSAIFTSSTLPTVRFSPPRHCQQCDFHLDIAKSAFTSSTSTCQECHLLDSAIFTSSTLPRVRFSPPRHCQQCDFHLLDIVNSDFHLLDIVNGDFHLLDIAKSAIFTSSTLPRVRFSPPRHCQECVHLLDIAKSAIFTSSTLPTVRFSPRHCQECVHLLATQCQECDFHLLDIANSAIFTSSTLPTVRFSPRHWQECVHLLDIAKSAFNSSTLPTVRFSPSRHCQQCDFHLDIAKSAFTSSTLPTVRSPPRQCQECDFHLLDIANSAIFTSSTLPTVRFSPRHWQECIHLLDIAKSAFNSSTLPRVRSTPRHCQQCDFHLLDIANSAIFTSTLPRVRSPPRHCQQCVHLLDSAKSAIFTSSTLPTVRFSPPRHCQQCDFHLDIGKSAFTSSTLPRVRSTPRHCQQCDFHLLDIANSAFTSSTLPRVRFSPPRHCQECDFHLLNIVKRAISTFSILPTVRFSPPRHCQECDFHLLDIAKKCDFHLLGIAKSAIFTSSTLPTVRFSPRHCQECVHLLDIANSAFTSSTVPRVRFSPPRHCQQCDFHLLDIANSAIFTSTLARVYSPPRHCQECVQLLDIANSAIFTFSTLPTVRSPPRHCQECDFHLLDIAKSAIFTSSTLSSVRFPPSRYCQQCDFHLLDIAKSVIFTSSTLPTVRFSPPRHCQQRFSPPRHCQHCDFHLLDIAKSAIFTSSALPRVRFSPPRHCQECVHLLDIANSAIFTSSTLPTVRFSPPRHCQQCDFHLLDIAKSAFTSSTLPTVRSPPRQCQECDFHLLDIANSAIFTSSTLPTVRFSPRHWQECVHLLDIAKSAFNSSTLPTVRFSPSRHCQQCVHLLDIAKSAIFTSSTLLSVRFSPPRHCQACDFHLLDIANSAIFTSSTLPRVRFSPPRHCQQCDFHLLDIAKRVFVRMVVDLKVGLRSDVYWFHILVLASAELKLAEFVVNDES, via the exons ATGCGATTTTCACCTCCTCGACATTGCCAAAAATGCGATTTTCACCTCCTCGACATTGCCAACATTGCGATTTTCACCTCCTCGACATTGCCAACAGTGCGATTTTTACCTCCTCGACATTGCCAACAGTGCGATTTTCACCTCCTCGACATTGCCAACAGTGCGATTTTCACCTCGACATTGCCAAGAGTGCGTTCACCTCCTCGACATTGCCAAGAGTGCGTTCACCTCCTCGACAGTGCCAAGAGTGCGATTTTTACCTCCTCGACATTGCCAACAGTGCGATTTTCACCTCCTCGACATTGCCAACAGTGCGATTTTCACCTCGACATTGCCAAGAGTGCGTTCACCTCTTCGACATCGACATGCCAAGAGTGCCACCTCCTCGACAGTGCGATTTTCACCTCCTCGACATTGCCAAGAGTGCGATTTTCACCTCCTCGACATTGCCAACAGTGCGATTTTCACCTCCTCGACATTGTCAACAGCGATTTTCACCTCCTCGACATTGTCAACGGCGATTTTCACCTCCTCGACATTGCCAAGAGTGCGATTTTCACCTCCTCGACATTGCCAAGAGTGCGATTTTCACCTCCTCGACATTGCCAAGAGTGTGTTCACCTCCTCGACATTGCCAAGAGTGCGATTTTCACCTCCTCGACATTGCCAACAGTGCGATTTTCACCTCGACATTGCCAAGAGTGCGTTCACCTCCTTGCGACACAGTGCCAAGAGTGCGATTTTCACCTCCTCGACATTGCCAACAGTGCGATTTTCACCTCCTCGACATTGCCAACAGTGCGATTTTCACCTCGACATTGGCAAGAGTGCGTTCACCTCCTCGACATTGCCAAGAGTGCGTTCAACTCCTCGACATTGCCAACAGTACGATTTTCACCTTCTCGACATTGCCAACAGTGCGATTTTCACCTCGACATTGCCAAGAGTGCGTTCACCTCCTCGACATTGCCAACAGTGCGTTCACCTCCTCGACAGTGCCAAGAGTGCGATTTTCACCTCCTCGACATTGCCAACAGTGCGATTTTCACCTCCTCGACATTGCCAACAGTGCGATTTTCACCTCGACATTGGCAAGAGTGCATTCACCTCCTCGACATTGCCAAGAGTGCGTTCAACTCCTCGACATTGCCAAGAGTGCGTTCAACTCCTCGACATTGCCAACAGTGCGATTTTCACCTTCTCGACATTGCCAACAGTGCGATTTTCACCTCGACATTGCCAAGAGTGCGTTCACCTCCTCGACATTGCCAACAGTGCGTTCACCTCCTCGACAGTGCCAAGAGTGCGATTTTCACCTCCTCGACATTGCCAACAGTGCGATTTTCACCTCCTCGACATTGCCAACAGTGCGATTTTCACCTCGACATTGGCAAGAGTGCATTCACCTCCTCGACATTGCCAAGAGTGCGTTCAACTCCTCGACATTGCCAACAGTGCGATTTTCACCTTCTCGACATTGCCAACAGTGCGTTCACCTCCTCGACATTGCCAAGAGTGCGATTTTCACCTCCTCGACATTGCCAAGAGTGCGATTTTCACCTCCTCAACATTGTCAAGCGTGCGATTTCCACCTTCTCGATATTGCCAACAGTGCGATTTTCACCTCCTCGACATTGCCAAGAGTGTGATTTTCACCTCCTCGACATTGCCAAGA AGTGCGATTTTCACCTCCTCGGCATTGCCAAGAGTGCGATTTTCACCTCCTCGACATTGCCAACAGTGCGATTTTCACCTCGACATTGCCAAGAGTGCGTTCACCTCCTCGACATTGCCAACAGTGCGTTCACCTCCTCGACAGTGCCAAGAGTGCGATTTTCACCTCCTCGACATTGCCAACAGTGCGATTTTCACCTCCTCGACATTGCCAACAGTGCGATTTTCACCTCGACATTGGCAAGAGTGTATTCACCTCCTCGACATTGCCAAGAGTGCGTTCAACTCCTCGACATTGCCAACAGTGCGATTTTCACCTTCTCGACATTGCCAACAGTGCGTTCACCTCCTCGACATTGCCAAGAGTGCGATTTTCACCTCCTCGACATTGCCAAGAGTGCGATTTTCACCTCCTCAACATTGTCAAGCGTGCGATTTCCACCTTCTCGATATTGCCAACAGTGCGATTTTCACCTCCTCGACATTGCCAAGAGTGTGATTTTCACCTCCTCGACATTGCCAACAGTGCGATTTTCACCTCCTCGACATTGTCAACAGCGATTTTCACCTCCTCGACATTGTCAACATTGCGATTTTCACCTCCTCGACATTGCCAAGAGTGCGATTTTCACCTCCTCGGCATTGCCAAGAGTGCGATTTTCACCTCCTCGACATTGCCAAGAGTGTGTTCACCTCCTCGACATTGCCAACAGTGCGATTTTCACCTCCTCGACATTGCCAACAGTGCGATTTTCACCTCCTCGACATTGCCAACAGTGCGATTTTCACCTCCTCGACATTGCCAAGAGTGCGTTCACCTCCTCGACATTGCCAACAGTGCGTTCACCTCCTCGACAGTGCCAAGAGTGCGATTTTCACCTCCTCGACATTGCCAACAGTGCGATTTTCACCTCCTCGACATTGCCAACAGTGCGATTTTCACCTCGACATTGGCAAGAGTGCGTTCACCTCCTCGACATTGCCAAGAGTGCGTTCAACTCCTCGACATTGCCAACAGTGCGATTTTCACCTTCTCGACATTGCCAACAGTGCGTTCACCTCCTCGACATTGCCAAGAGTGCGATTTTCACCTCCTCGACATTACTAAGCGTGCGATTTTCACCTCCTCGACATTGTCAAGCGTGCGATTTCCACCTCCTCGATATTGCCAACAGTGCGATTTTCACCTCCTCGACATTGCCAAGAGTGCGATTTTCACCTCCTCGACATTGCCAACAGTGCGATTTTCACCTCCTCGACATTGCCAAAAGG